Proteins co-encoded in one Nothobranchius furzeri strain GRZ-AD chromosome 4, NfurGRZ-RIMD1, whole genome shotgun sequence genomic window:
- the LOC139069721 gene encoding myb/SANT-like DNA-binding domain-containing protein 7: protein MSASNSFWSNAELQTFLTIIGDSNIQAELDGMIRNEKVFKEVSQRMAAEGFQRTSEQCRAKLKKIKAHNRTVKDSNGRSGNGRSTWKWYDVVDAIYGHRPSNLGSEGGLDSATSILESLINPVDTSEAENTPSSEEPSTFSSSTPGPSVPPSPLSITSVPPSPRPVPSPPPSPLSTTTREEHLPCRRRTGDRRQGLEARTQVIFDELQITDGRQMDRMEGISREQVNWMQQDTAAARQHELQIAERYFEHLGALNAVLGLVAQRMGSSSDFLPPPRQ from the exons ATGTCTGCAAGTAATAGCTTTTGGTCCAATGCGGAGCTTCAAACGTTCCTCACCATCATCGGAGATAGCAACATTCAGGCCGAGCTGGATGGGATGATAAGAAATGAGAAAGTCTTCAAAGAAGTTTCTCAGCGCATGGCAGCTGAAGGATTCCAGCGCACCTCCGAACAGTGTCGTGcgaagctgaaaaaaataaaagcccacAACAGAACAGTTAAGGACAGCAACGGCCGTAGTGGGAATGGGCGAAGTACATGGAAGTGGTACGATGTGGTGGACGCTATTTATGGACACAGACCGTCAAACCTAGGCAGCGAAGGAGGCCTGGACTCGGCGACCAGTATCCTGGAGTCACTCATAAACCCTGTTG ACACATCTGAAGCGGAAAACACTCCCTCTTCAGAGGAACCATCCACTTTCTCAAGTAGCACTCCAggaccttctgtgccaccatcacctctgtccataacttctgtgccaccatcacctcggCCAGTTccttcaccaccaccatcacctctgtccactaccactcgagaggaacatctaccatgtcgtcgacgcacag GTGACCGAAGACAGGGACTGGAAGCACGGACTCAGGTGATATTTGATGAGTTGCAGATCACAGATGGCAGGCAGATGGACAGAATGGAAGGCATAAGCCGGGAGCAGGTTAACTGGATGCAACAAGACACAGCAGCAGCAAGGCAACATGAATTACAGATCGCAGAGCGATATTTTGAACATTTGGGTGCCCTAAATGCTGTTCTTGGACTGGTCGCACAAAGAATGGGCAGCTCCTCTGACTTCCTGCCACCACCCAGGCAGTAA